The following coding sequences lie in one Aspergillus puulaauensis MK2 DNA, chromosome 3, nearly complete sequence genomic window:
- a CDS encoding sterylglucosidase 1 (CAZy:GH5;~COG:G;~EggNog:ENOG410PGAW;~InterPro:IPR017853,IPR001547,IPR041036;~PFAM:PF18564;~go_function: GO:0004553 - hydrolase activity, hydrolyzing O-glycosyl compounds [Evidence IEA];~go_process: GO:0071704 - organic substance metabolic process [Evidence IEA]), whose product MTSLRLRVDGTRFKDSQNREVTVRGINVAGDAKYPKTPGVPTSVGDGFFDADNVSFVGRPFSLDDAHTHFSRLWKLGYNTIRYIFTWEAIEHEGPGKYDDEWVSFTIEVLKIAKQYGFYVFMDPHQDVWSRLSGGSGAPAWTLYAAGLDPRGFKKTQAALVQNTWDDPAKFPKMIWATNYTRLVCQTIFTLFWAGRDFAPKAIINGINIQDYLQSHFIAACKYLAQKIHDAGDLENEVVIGWESLNEPQRGLIGIQDISVIPAEQQLQLGTSPTAFQGMLTGSGRPCEEAVWGFGGFGPYQSGRELVDPEGETAWLPVTYDDTKYGWVRDPNWKLGQCLWAQHGVWDPTTDELLQKDYFSKKPRTGEPLDYDKFTNTYFMEHYRAYTEAIRSVWPGSIMLCQPPVMEIPPDLKGSNDDDPNMVHAIHYYDGLTLMSKHWNRLYNVDVIGVLRGKYLTPAFGVKIGETAIRNCLRDQLKFLRDESLRYMGNHPVIFTETGIPYDMDDKHAYKTGDYSSQISAMDAIHYALEGSTSNGFTLWVYTTKNDHEWGDQWNGEDLSIYSVDDLELPSGKSLDHELNNLSDHQSPSYSSSHSNNPNQQINPRNLKDAVKTPSISSEVSQLGESKLGYRAGEAFLRPSPIVTNGVVSDYVFDLRECTFTMSLVGNKGTADTPTEIFLPDFHFPETDTEVSVSSGDWSIDYVEVKRVRVQRLQWWHSEGNQDVKIQGLKRKGGALAAPSAEDLSYLEQCQKGECTVM is encoded by the exons ATGACGTCTCTCCGTCTTCGAGTCGATGGAACAAGATTCAAGGATTCGCAGAATCGCGAAGTTACGGTACGAGGTATAAACGTTGCTGGCGACGCCAAATATCCGAAGACACCTGGTGTCCCTACTAGTGTGGGTGATGGGTTTTTTGACGCCGATAATGTCTCCTTTGTCGGACGACCGTTCTCGCTCGATGATGCACATACACACTTTTCAAGACTATGGAAACTCGGATATAACACTATTAGATACATTTTTACCTGGGAAGCGATTGAGCACGAGGGACCGGGTAAGTATGATGACGAATGGGTATCCTTCACCATAGAAGTCCTCAAGATCGCCAAGCAATATGGGTTCTACGTGTTCATGGACCCGCATCAGGATGTG TGGTCAAGGCTGTCAGGAGGGTCCGGTGCACCTGCCTGGACACTTTACGCCGCAGGCTTGGATCCACGAGGTTTCAAAAAGACACAGGCCGCCTTGGTCCAAAACACATGGGATGATCCTGCTAAGTTCCCGAAAATGATATGGGCCACGAACTATACCAGACTTGTGTGTCAAACAATATTCACACTCTTCTGGGCTGGACGTGACTTTGCGCCCAAGGCGATCATTAACGGCATAAATATCCAAGACTACCTCCAGAGCCACTTTATTGCTGCGTGTAAATATCTAGCGCAAAAGATCCATGATGCTGGCGACCTTGAGAATGAGGTGGTAATCGGATGGGAAAGCCTTAACGAACCCCAGAGAGGGTTAATTGGTATCCAAGATATATCAGTCATCCCCGCAGAGCAACAGCTTCAATTGGGAACTTCGCCGACTGCTTTTCAGGGTATGCTTACGGGCTCCGGGCGCCCTTGTGAGGAGGCAGTATGGGGGTTCGGAGGGTTTGGGCCTTATCAAAGTGGTCGGGAGCTTGTAGACCCCGAGGGCGAGACCGCTTGGCTGCCAGTGACCTACGATGACACAAAGTACGGCTGGGTGCGAGACCCTAATTGGAAGTTGGGCCAATGCTTGTGGGCACAGCATGGTGTTTGGGATCCTACGACCGACGAACTGCTACAAAAGGACTACTTTTCAAAGAAACCTCGAACCGGAGAACCTCTAGATTACGACAAATTCACCAACACTTACTTCATGGAACACTATAGAGCATATACGGAAGCCATTAGAAGCGTATGGCCTGGTTCAATCATGCTATGTCAACCCCCGGTCATGGAGATTCCACCTGACCTCAAAGGCTCCAATGATGATGACCCGAATATGGTTCATGCCATTCATTATTATGATGGCCTCACACTGATGTCGAAACATTG GAATCGGCTATACAATGTGGACGTCATTGGCGTTCTTCGCGGGAAATATCTTACACCAGCTTTTGGCGTAAAGATTGGAGAAACAGCAATCAGGAACTGTTTGCGCGATCAGCTGAAATTCCTAAGGGATGAGAGTTTGAGATACATGGGAAACCATCCCGTAATATTCACCGAAACAGGGATTCCCTACGACATGGATGACAAGCATGCGTACAAAACTGGGGACTACAGCAGTCAGATCAGTGCCATGGACGCAATCCACTACGCACTTGAAGGAAGCACTTCGAATGGATTTACGCTGTGGGTTTACACGACGAAG AACGATCATGAATGGGGTGACCAGTGGAATGGGGAGGATTTGTCTATCTATTCGGTCGATGATCTCGAACTCCCAAGTGGCAAGTCTTTGGATCACGAATTAAACAACCTGTCAGACCACCAATCCCCTTCATACTCATCcagccacagcaacaaccccaaccaACAAATAAACCCTAGGAATCTGAAAGATGCCGTCAAGACACCCTCTATATCGTCGGAGGTTTCTCAACTTGGCGAGAGTAAATTGGGGTACCGCGCAGGGGAGGCTTTCCTCCGACCCAGCCCTATTGTCACTAACGGAGTGGTATCGGACTACGTATTCGATCTGCGAGAATGTACTTTTACAATGTCGCTTGTCGGTAATAAGGGAACGGCAGACACCCCGACAGAGATCTTCCTACCGGATTTCCATTTTCCGGAAACGGATACAGAGGTGAGCGTTAGCTCTGGAGATTGGTCGATTGATTACGTAGAGGTCAAACGCGTCAGGGTACAGCGGCTTCAATGGTGGCATTCCGAGGGCAATCAGGACGTCAAAATCCAGGGGCTGAAGCGCAAAGGTGGTGCTTTGGCTGCCCCGTCAGCGGAGGATTTGAGCTACCTGGAGCAGTGTCAAAAGGGAGAATGTACGGTGATGTAG
- the SKI3 gene encoding SKI complex subunit tetratricopeptide repeat protein SKI3 (BUSCO:EOG09260779;~COG:A;~EggNog:ENOG410PHEB;~InterPro:IPR011990,IPR019734,IPR039226,IPR040962, IPR013026;~PFAM:PF13424,PF13432,PF18833,PF13181;~go_component: GO:0055087 - Ski complex [Evidence IEA];~go_function: GO:0005515 - protein binding [Evidence IEA];~go_process: GO:0006401 - RNA catabolic process [Evidence IEA]) yields the protein MSSKSALKEVRTALDSKDFELAAEKAKDLVKEQPQNYHANVFLGLAQDKLNHFLEAERAYLAATRIKGDDKPAWQGLISLYEKQGNQKLEQYREAVINLAQVFADLDDKHRCQDALDKYVAFTKKNGTRLQYKRALELHLPTSPLYSYLEGRIPNPSHTYSRLIEITEAEEREFINREIGERRTRLGSRIDQVTLEVKREAYKRSELEQLYRGIVNWSHDDEVRRTYEEKLLQRAYDTLVVLSTNEKDAKREEVLQAARDMVIIKHPFELAWKIVLEWQDIEDFSQWDRGFLEDFIEFFPEDDLSKVLKGFLGSEISPFPPKESAKPGEKESEKAENGNGENNELAAQDRLILMVEGLEMSSTSIVSHRIMGELYQFLEEYESVVDVCRKGLHNLHDVIKRTGITLQNTADALNIALANSLIHYQSPRHHPEAHRLFHDILQRRPTSTSCLLGIGLILKVDEDYPEAVNFLERALKRDLGNLKVRGELSWCKALNGDLPSGLSGLQDVLDELQSSQHESREFKGEILYRIGYCQWEIDPSSSARKNRNGAYASFLASIQASINFAPAYTSLGLYYADYKKDKTRARRCFHKAFELSPSEILAAERLARTFADQKEWDLVEAVSQRVVDSGKAKPAPGSKRKGYSWPYAALGTVQINKQQYPKSIVSFQAALRISPSDYHSWVGLGESYHNSGRYIAATKAFDHAQELESTLSKAEKEQIWFARYMLANVKRELGEYDDAIARYEEVLKIRPNELGITIALLQTLTENSWKCLESGLFNDCAELARRVIILAKSLATERVDIFNLWKGVGDASAIFSYVKSKAGKLPMKEVRGLLTTQLEPSALDILTDVDGVGEAYLGAPEGEKDFSTLANECMYASILAYKRAIHVSLQDVHAQAVSWYNLGWAEYRAFGCIRMNGEKKKQARKFLKAAMRCFKRAIELEAGNSEFWNALGVVTTSMSPRVAQHAFVRSLHLNDRSAQVWTNLGTLYLIHNDTQLSNEAFTRAQSTDPDYSQAWVGQGFLAFLYGDSREARGLFEHAFDISRSSSKLPKQQYTLTLFDHLVADPLASNEVSQLIQPLFTLYQLTSQDPSDLPFVHLFSLLAERIGEFSDAESSLRSLSAHVEAEYEHSESASSLSKFTQANADIARVLLARHEYEEAAEKAETALMLSGEEDAEKFEPELYKNLRLSAHLTAGLAHYYMRAMDNAIDMFRDALQEADNAPDVVCLLAQVLWAKGGEEERTVARQQLFECVESHPDHVGAVTLLGAIALLDDDKDVIEAVESDLQNMITRDDIGIHERARLVKLSTAISSCIADDSGVPDETRRIGEAAAAVMRAPYDPQGWMELSSAAQESYPAEMGVKTALRSVPPRSNLDATDLSAAYSQTGKASDALRAIMVAPWMQGGWQELSHVVSSTT from the exons ATGTCAAGCAAGTCGGCTCTCAAGGAAGTGCGAACGGCGCTCGACTCAAAAGATTTCGAGCTTGCTGCCGAAAAGGCCAAAGATCTGGTCAAAGAGCAGCCGCAAAACTATCATGC GAATGTCTTTCTGGGTCTGGCACAAGATAAATTGAACCATTTCCTTGAAGCCGAAAGAGCATATCTCGCAGCCACTCGCATTAAAGGTGACGACAAACCGGCGTGGCAGGGACTCATTAGCCTATACGAGAAACAAGGGAACCAAAAGCTAGAACAATATAGGGAGGCGGTCATAAACCTCGCGCAGGTGTTTGCTGATCT AGATGATAAACACCGGTGTCAAGATGCCTTGGACAAATATGTCGCATTCACAAAGAAGAATGGAACTCGCTTGCAGTACAAGAGAGCCCTCGAGCTGCACTTACCCACCAGCCCTCTCTACAGTTACCTTGAAGGTCGCATCCCCAACCCCTCGCATACCTATTCGCGTCTCATAGAAATAACGGAagcggaggagagggagttcATAAATCGGGAAATTGGGGAACGGAGAACTAGACTCGGTTCTCGAATTGACCAAGTTACGCTCGAAGTAAAACGAGAAGCCTACAAGCGGAGTGAACTGGAACAGTTATATCGTGGAATCGTGAACTGGTCGCACGATGATGAAGTCCGGCGCACATATGAGGAAAAGTTGCTACAGAGGGCCTATGATACGCTTGTTGTCCTCTCCACGAATGAAAAGGAtgcgaagagggaggaggtgtTGCAAGCCGCTCGTGATATGGTTATCATAAAACACCCATTTGAACTCGCTTGGAAGATTGTACTGGAGTGGCAAGATATCGAGGACTTTTCCCAGTGGGACCGTGGGTTCCTTGAAGACTTCATCGAATTTTTTCCTGAAGATGATCTTTCCAAGGTTCTCAAGGGCTTCTTGGGAAGCGAAATCTCCCCATTTCCTCCTAAGGAATCGGCTAAACCGGGCGAGAAAGAAAGTGAAAAAGCCGAGAATGGAAATGGAGAGAACAACGAATTGGCAGCCCAGGATCGTCTTATATTGATGGTGGAGGGCCTCGAAATGTCTTCAACGTCGATTGTCTCCCACAGAATTATGGGCGAACTGTATCAATTCCTCGAGGAATACGAAAgcgtcgtcgatgtctgcCGTAAAGGGCTTCATAATCTACACGACGTCATCAAAAGAACAGGAATAACCCTCCAGAACACCGCAGATGCTCTAAACATAGCTCTTGCAAACTCCCTTATTCACTACCAATCTCCACGACATCACCCCGAGGCCCATAGGCTTTTCCACGATATCCTGCAAAGACGCCCTACGTCGACCAGCTGTCTCCTTGGAATTGGCCTTATTCTGAAGGTCGACGAAGACTACCCGGAAGCAGTCAATTTTCTGGAGCGTGCGTTGAAACGGGACCTTGGAAACCTTAAGGTCCGTGGTGAACTGTCTTGGTGTAAAGCGCTGAATGGGGATCTTCCGTCGGGTCTTTCAGGGCTGCAAGATGTGCTCGATGAGCTGCAAAGCTCGCAGCACGAGAGCCGGGAATTCAAGGGAGAGATACTCTATCGTATTGGATACTGTCAATGGGAGATTGATCCATCATCTTCCGCGCGCAAAAATCGGAATGGCGCCTATGCCAGTTTTCTCGCTTCGATCCAAGCTAGTATAAACTTTGCACCAGCTTATACTAGTTTGGGTCTATACTATGCCGACTATAAGAAGGACAAGACAAGAGCACGAAGATGCTTTCACAAAGCTTTCGAACTATCGCCATCCGAGATCCTAGCCGCTGAGAGGTTGGCACGAACATTTGCGGACCAAAAGGAGTGGGACCTTGTCGAGGCTGTCTCACAACGTGTTGTTGACTCCGGAAAAGCCAAACCTGCGCCAGGATCGAAAAGAAAGGGCTACAGTTGGCCGTATGCAGCTTTAGGTACCGTTCAGATCAACAAGCAGCAGTACCCAAAGAGTATAGTTTCCTTCCAGGCCGCTCTAAGAATCTCGCCAAGCGATTATCATTCGTGGGTTGGCTTAGGTGAGAGTTATCATAATTCCGGAAGATACATCGCTGCCACAAAAGCTTTCGACCATGCTCAGGAGTTGGAATCTACATTGTCAAAAGCCGAAAAGGAACAGATTTGGTTTGCTCGATACATGCTGGCGAATGTTAAGCGAGAGCTCGGTGAATATGACGATGCTATCGCGAGATATGAagaggtgttgaagatccGACCCAATGAGCTCGGCATCACGATAGCATTACTTCAGACACTCACGGAGAATTCCTGGAAGTGCCTAGAATCGGGACTTTTCAATGATTGCGCTGAGCTGGCTAGAAGGGTCATCATACTGGCCAAATCGCTCGCTACTGAACGAGTTGACATTTTCAATCTATGGAAGGGGGTAGGTGATGCGAGCGCGATATTTTCATATGTCAAATCAAAAGCAGGCAAACTTCCGATGAAGGAAGTCCGGGGCCTGCTCACCACTCAACTCGAACCTTCCGCCCTAGACATTCTAACAGATGTGGACGGTGTAGGAGAGGCCTATTTAGGAGCGCCAGAGGGTGAGAAAGATTTTTCTACCCTAGCCAACGAATGCATGTACGCCTCGATCCTGGCGTACAAGCGTGCTATACATGTCTCGCTGCAAGACGTCCATGCACAGGCAGTGTCATGGTATAACCTTGGATGGGCGGAATACAGAGCCTTTGGATGCATAAGAATgaatggcgagaagaagaagcaagcTCGCAAGTTCTTAAAGGCAGCAATGAGGTGCTTCAAGAGAGCCATTGAACTAGAGGCTGGTAATTCTGAGTTTTGGAATGCGCTTGGGGTGGTGACTACAAGCATGAGCCCGAGAGTTGCGCAACACGCATTCGTCAGAAGTTTGCACCTTAATGACCGGAGCGCACAAGTCTGGACCAACTTGGGAACACTGTATCTCATTCATAACGATACCCAACTATCCAACGAAGCGTTTACTCGCGCACAATCGACGGATCCCGATTATTCGCAGGCGTGGGTTGGTCAAGGTTTCCTAGCTTTTCTGTACGGTGATTCACGAGAGGCTAGAGGGCTGTTCGAACACGCTTTCGATATCTCTCGGTCGTCATCGAAACTGCCGAAACAGCAGTATACCTTGACCTTGTTCGACCACCTTGTCGCGGATCCTTTAGCGTCAAATGAGGTCTCGCAACTCATCCAACCACTTTTCACACTTTATCAGCTCACTAGCCAGGACCCGTCTGATTTACCCTTTGTTCACTTATTTTCTCTCCTAGCTGAGAGAATCGGCGAGTTCTCAGATGCTGAGTCCAGCCTAAGAAGCCTTAGTGCTCATGTCGAGGCTGAATATGAGCATTCTGAATCGGCGTCTTCGCTTTCTAAGTTCACGCAAGCAAACGCTGACATCGCCCGTGTTCTACTAGCACGCCATGAATACGAAGAAGCCGCAGAGAAGGCAGAAACTGCGCTTATGCTGtcgggagaggaggacgCCGAGAAATTTGAGCCTGAGCTGTACAAGAATCTGCGCCTGTCGGCACATTTGACCGCTGGTCTTGCGCACTACTACATGCGAGCTATGGACAATGCAATCGACATGTTCCGCGATGCCCTCCAAGAGGCGGATAATGCGCCAGATGTCGTTTGTCTTCTTGCACAGGTACTATGGGCGAagggtggagaagaggaaaggacCGTTGCTCGACAGCAGTTGTTTGAATGCGTTGAGAGCCACCCAGATCATGTTGGAGCAGTTACACTCCTAGGAGCAATTGCGCTCCTTGATGACGACAAGGACGTCATAGAGGCCGTTGAGTCTGACCTCCAGAACATGATCACCAGAGACGATATTGGGATCCATGAAAGGGCTAGGCTAGTCAAGCTCTCGACTGCGATATCCTCGTGTATTGCGGATGATTCGGGCGTTCCGGATGAAACGAGACGCATCGGAGAGGCCGCAGCGGCGGTCATGAGGGCGCCTTACGACCCTCAAGGCTGGATGGAGTTGTCGTCAGCCGCCCAGGAATCGTACCCTGCGGAGATGGGTGTGAAGACAGCCCTACGGAGCGTTCCTCCTCGGAGCAATCTCGATGCTACCGATTTATCTGCCGCGTATTCACAAACCGGAAAGGCCAGCGATGCCTTGAGGGCAATCATGGTCGCACCATGGATGCAGGGCGGCTGGCAGGAGCTAAGCCATGTAGTTTCATCTACCACCTAG